One window of the Chanos chanos chromosome 11, fChaCha1.1, whole genome shotgun sequence genome contains the following:
- the LOC115823752 gene encoding CD209 antigen-like protein E: MSVTHQRDVCEDIYANEDFYLTQRKSALHKTNPGAERSGMKRYRLAVVCLGLLCVLLLAVIAVLSAWYIKLVKERSQFVISKKNLTDEEEQLKASYYNLTEERDWLQTSNNKLTKQLSECGKFCLNGWQTFGCQCYYISTEDKNWTESRQQCREFGADLAIIKTQEEQEALANLKVKAWIGLTDKDVEGVWRWVDGTALTAT; the protein is encoded by the exons ATGTCTGTTACCCATCAGAGAGATGTATGTGAGGACATTTATGCCAATGAGGATTTTTACCTGACTCAGAGGAAATCTGCCTTACACAAGACCAACCCAGGAGCTGAAAGATCAG GGATGAAACGTTACAGACTGGCTGtggtgtgtctggggctgctgtgtgttctcctgctggctgtcattGCAGTGCTGAGTGCCTGGTACATTAAACTGGTCAAAGAGAGAAGCCAGTTCGTGATCAGTAAAAAGAACCTAACGGATGAGGAGGAACAATTAAAGGCTAGCTACTACAacctgactgaagagagagactggttaCAAACCAGTAACAACAAACTTACCAAGCAGCTGTCTGAGTGTG GAAAATTCTGCTTGAATGGATGGCAGACGTTTGGCTGTCAATGTTACTACATCTCTACTGAAGACAAGAACTGGACTGAGAGCAGACAGCAGTGCAGAGAGTTTGGAGCAGACCTGGCGATCATAAAGACccaagaggaacag GAGGCGCTTGCGAACCTGAAGGTCAAAGCTTGGATCGGACTCACCGACAAAGACGTAGAGGGAGTCTGGAGatgggtggacggcacagcgcTGACCGCCACGTAA